The following nucleotide sequence is from Nitrospinota bacterium.
TGCTTTGTCATCGTTCGAATCCACCAGGGGAATGAGGCAATCGGCTAGTCGACATAGATTCCAATGGACGATCGTTCTTTGGTTTTTATAACAGTAACGTCCATGTGAATCTATATAGCTGTATACTTGATCGAAGTTAAAATGATCCATAAAAGCACAGGGACCATAATCCATGGTTTCTCCTGAAACCGTCATATTATCCGTATTCATCACTCCGTGGATAAAACCCAGACTCATCCAATTCCCCACCAGAGGGACTTGCGCTTCAATTACTTTTTTTAAAAATAAAATAGCTGGGTTTAATGCTTCTGAACTTTCTTGAATTGCTGTTTTAATTTCTGGATAATGACGCTCGATCGAATAATCCAGCAGGGTTTTTAATCCCTCGAGGTCACCTTTGCCGGCAAAGTATTGGAAAGTACCTATACGTATATGACTGGCTGCGACCCGGGTAAATACTGCGCCTGGAAGTGCCTCCTGGCGGTAAACCATATCACCCGTAGCGACAGCGGCCAAAGCTCTCGTCGTGGGCACTCCCAAGTGATGCATTGCTTCACTTACAATATATTCACGAATCACCGGGCCCAGGGCGGAGTATCCATCGCCATTTCTAGAAAATAATGTCGGTCCGGATCCTTTAAATTGAATATCAAAGCGTTTGCCCTTTGGATCGAGGACCTCTCCCAGAAGCATTGCCCGCCCATCTCCAAGCTGAGGGACAAAATTTCCAAACTGATGTCCCCCATAGGTCATAGCAATAAAATGAGAGCCTTCGAGAAGTTTTTGTCCGCAAAAGATTTCGGCCAGACTTGTAGCGTCTTGCTCTCCCAGGTTTAAGCCCAATTCACTGGCTAGCTTTTCATTAAATGCCAATAGCTTCGGGTTTGAGAAACTTTCTGGAGTGGCCTCTGCGAAAAACCTCCCGGGCAGGGCGTCATAGGTATTATTAAATTTCATTCGGCTCTCAATTCACTTTGCCATTGAGTATACCCACTAGTCATACTATAG
It contains:
- a CDS encoding YdiU family protein; protein product: MKFNNTYDALPGRFFAEATPESFSNPKLLAFNEKLASELGLNLGEQDATSLAEIFCGQKLLEGSHFIAMTYGGHQFGNFVPQLGDGRAMLLGEVLDPKGKRFDIQFKGSGPTLFSRNGDGYSALGPVIREYIVSEAMHHLGVPTTRALAAVATGDMVYRQEALPGAVFTRVAASHIRIGTFQYFAGKGDLEGLKTLLDYSIERHYPEIKTAIQESSEALNPAILFLKKVIEAQVPLVGNWMSLGFIHGVMNTDNMTVSGETMDYGPCAFMDHFNFDQVYSYIDSHGRYCYKNQRTIVHWNLCRLADCLIPLVDSNDDKAIELLNNELATISDLFTSEWHKRMAAKLGIVSSPSTKNEDEKLIVMWLDILEKEKLDFTLSFRKLSGLLEVNEKHINLRFSPSSEFENFVQAWRKRLKKDNIDIATIKEKMNRLNPLYIPRNHQVERAIQSAIDGDLSVFNEINKVLINPYKHQPDLDSYGAAPLPEEEIKATFCGT